The window CTCCGCCCACCAGCATTGACGAGGCTCGACGGGTCACCGCCAAGCTCGTCGCGCACTACAACACGGTTCGCCTTCACAGCGCCATTGGCTACGTCACCCCGGCGGACAAGCCCGCCGGGCGCCAAAACGAGATCTTTGAGGCTCGCGATCGTAAACTCGAAGCCGCACGCGCCCTTCGCGCGCGCCGCCGTCAGGAGGATCGCGCTTTAGCTGCCTAGAACCTCCAATCAGACCCATTCCCCGGAGTCACGTTCACGCTGAACCAAGACAGAT of the Pseudomonadota bacterium genome contains:
- a CDS encoding transposase: PPTSIDEARRVTAKLVAHYNTVRLHSAIGYVTPADKPAGRQNEIFEARDRKLEAARALRARRRQEDRALAA